One stretch of Lacrimispora sphenoides DNA includes these proteins:
- a CDS encoding LytR/AlgR family response regulator transcription factor has product MFKVAICDDEQIEAAVIKQLVEEFMKDHGILYSIQMFHSGEELTASSVSFDFVFLDISMGGMNGIEAGMKLYQKNRKVRIIYITGFNGYCSDAINRAHAFAYLPKPVKKEQLIDHISELVQVIGLDRGNDIEIVLSNVTEISESGEKEYPAVNVSVSKILYFEYVKTARKIRVKTIKKTYEYIGTMTDVEQRMEIYGFGTCYRGVIVNFEHVAKVKGDMVYLNTGERLPLSQKRVIAFKEQLNNYVHRSI; this is encoded by the coding sequence ATGTTTAAAGTAGCAATTTGCGATGATGAACAGATTGAAGCTGCGGTAATTAAACAGCTTGTAGAAGAATTTATGAAAGATCATGGAATTCTTTACAGCATTCAAATGTTTCATTCTGGTGAGGAACTGACAGCCTCCTCTGTAAGCTTTGATTTCGTCTTTCTGGATATTTCTATGGGAGGAATGAATGGGATTGAAGCGGGAATGAAGCTATACCAGAAAAACAGAAAGGTCAGGATCATTTATATTACAGGGTTTAACGGATACTGCAGTGATGCAATTAATCGTGCACATGCATTTGCCTATTTGCCAAAGCCTGTTAAAAAGGAACAATTAATAGATCATATCAGTGAGCTGGTACAGGTCATAGGATTGGACCGAGGAAATGATATCGAGATTGTATTGTCAAATGTAACAGAAATAAGTGAAAGCGGCGAAAAAGAATATCCGGCAGTTAATGTATCGGTTTCAAAGATTCTTTATTTTGAATATGTAAAAACCGCACGTAAAATCAGAGTGAAAACAATTAAAAAAACGTATGAATATATTGGGACAATGACAGATGTGGAGCAGAGAATGGAAATATATGGCTTTGGAACCTGCTACCGCGGAGTGATTGTAAATTTTGAACATGTGGCAAAAGTTAAAGGAGATATGGTCTATTTAAATACGGGAGAAAGATTACCCTTATCACAAAAGCGGGTAATTGCCTTTAAAGAGCAGTTAAATAATTATGTTCACAGGAGTATTTAA
- the glf gene encoding UDP-galactopyranose mutase yields MKKYDYVLVGGGLYSGVFAYLARQKGKKCLVVEKRDHMGGNIFCEETEGIHVHRYGAHIFHTSNKKVWQFVNELAEFNRYTNSPVANFKGEMYNMPFNMNTFSKMWGISTPAEAKAKIEEQKASVTGEPRNLEEQAISLVGRDIYEKLVKGYTEKQWGRDCKDLPAFIIKRLPVRFTYDNNYFNDLYQGIPIGGYNVIIEKLFEGCDVEMGVDYLENKEYYDGLGERVIYTGTIDAYYGYQFGKLEYRSLRFETQVVDTDNYQGVAVVNYTDRETPYTRIIEHKHFEFGTQPKSVITREYSVDWTEGMEPYYPVNDEKNQGLFLKYAALAETEDHVIFGGRLGEYKYYDMDKVIESAMNRAEKELG; encoded by the coding sequence ATGAAAAAATATGATTATGTGCTGGTAGGCGGCGGCCTTTATTCCGGTGTCTTTGCATATTTGGCAAGGCAAAAAGGGAAAAAGTGCCTTGTGGTAGAGAAGAGGGACCACATGGGCGGCAACATTTTCTGCGAGGAAACAGAAGGAATCCACGTACACCGTTACGGAGCCCATATTTTCCATACCAGCAACAAGAAGGTATGGCAATTTGTCAATGAGCTGGCAGAGTTCAATCGCTATACCAACAGCCCGGTAGCAAATTTCAAGGGTGAAATGTATAACATGCCCTTTAATATGAACACCTTCAGTAAGATGTGGGGAATATCTACCCCTGCGGAAGCAAAGGCAAAAATCGAAGAGCAAAAAGCTTCTGTAACCGGAGAACCCAGGAACTTAGAGGAGCAGGCGATCAGCCTTGTGGGCAGGGATATTTATGAAAAGCTGGTGAAAGGCTATACGGAGAAACAGTGGGGCAGAGACTGCAAGGATCTTCCTGCCTTTATCATCAAACGCCTTCCCGTTCGCTTTACCTATGATAACAACTACTTCAATGACTTATACCAGGGAATTCCCATAGGCGGATATAATGTGATCATTGAAAAGCTGTTTGAAGGCTGCGACGTGGAAATGGGAGTCGATTATCTGGAAAATAAGGAATATTATGATGGGTTAGGAGAACGGGTGATTTATACTGGAACCATTGATGCTTATTACGGATATCAGTTTGGAAAGCTGGAATACCGGAGCTTGCGGTTTGAAACCCAGGTAGTGGATACGGACAACTACCAGGGAGTGGCAGTCGTTAACTACACGGACCGGGAAACTCCTTATACCAGGATCATTGAGCATAAGCATTTTGAATTCGGAACTCAGCCTAAATCTGTTATAACCCGGGAATATTCCGTAGACTGGACCGAGGGCATGGAGCCCTATTATCCGGTAAACGATGAAAAAAATCAGGGATTATTCTTAAAATATGCGGCTTTGGCTGAAACGGAAGATCATGTGATTTTCGGGGGACGGTTAGGAGAATATAAATACTACGATATGGACAAGGTTATTGAATCAGCCATGAACCGGGCAGAAAAGGAATTGGGCTAA